From Lycium ferocissimum isolate CSIRO_LF1 chromosome 12, AGI_CSIRO_Lferr_CH_V1, whole genome shotgun sequence, one genomic window encodes:
- the LOC132039850 gene encoding branched-chain-amino-acid aminotransferase 2, chloroplastic-like, giving the protein MIQRATFFRRLIESSSLSSKVGAMYSTAQAATLLQPIVQSDDDESIDIDWENLGFHLMPTDYMYLTKSCEDGHFKQGQLNPYGNIQLSPSAGVLNYGQGLFEGTKAYRRDDGGLFLFRPHQNAMRMQIGAERMCMPCPSIDQFVDAVKQTALANKRFIPPPGKGSLYIRPLLIGSGPILGLAPAPEYTFLVYACPVGNYFKQGIAPLNLYVEEDLHRASRGGVGGVKSITNYAPVLRAIKNAKERGFSDVLYLDSVNKKYIEEVSSCNIFLVKGKIISTPATSGTILQGVTRKSIMDIAHDLGYQVEERLIEVDELNNADEVFCTGTAVGIAPVGSITYKGKRIEYKEELTSKLLYSRLIGIQRGIIEDKRDWIVEID; this is encoded by the exons ATGATTCAAAGAGCTACTTTTTTTCGCAGATTAATTGAATCTTCTTCTCTATCATCAAAG GTTGGAGCTATGTACTCTACAGCTCAGGCTGCAACTCTTTTACAACCCATTGTTCAAAG TGATGATGACGAGTCCATTGACATTGATTGGGAGAATCTTGGGTTCCATTTAATGCCAACTGATTATATGTACCTAACAAAAAGTTGTGAAGATGGTCATTTCAAACAAGGCCAGCTTAATCCTTATGGTAATATCCAATTGAGCCCCTCTGCTGGAGTCTTAAACTATGGACAG GGTCTTTTTGAAGGGACAAAAGCTTATAGAAGAGATGATGGAGGTTTGTTTCTGTTTCGTCCTCACCAAAATGCAATGAGAATGCAGATTGGTGCTGAACGAATGTGCATGCCTTGTCCTTCCATTGATCAATTTGTGGATGCTGTGAAGCAAACTGCTCTGGCTAACAAGCGTTTT ATTCCTCCTCCAGGAAAAGGTTCTCTTTATATAAGGCCACTGCTTATAGGCAGTGGACCAATTCTTGGTTTGGCTCCAGCACCAGAGTACACCTTCCTTGTCTATGCTTGTCCTGTTGGAAATTATTTCAAG CAAGGGATAGCGCCATTGAACTTGTATGTTGAGGAAGACCTTCATCGTGCCTCGCGTGGTGGAGTTGGAGGTGTCAAAAGCATTACTAATTATGCCCCG GTTTTGAGAGCCATAAAAAATGCAAAAGAGAGAGGATTCTCAGATGTATTATACCTTGACTCAGTAAATAAGAAGTACATTGAAGAGGTCTCTTCATGTAACATTTTCCTTGTGAAG GGAAAAATCATTTCAACTCCAGCAACAAGTGGAACTATTCTTCAAGGAGTGACAAGAAAAAGCATTATGGACATTGCACATGATCTTGGTTATCAG GTTGAAGAACGTTTAATTGAAGTGGATGAATTGAATAATGCTGATGAAGTTTTTTGTACGGGAACTGCAGTTGGCATTGCTCCCGTAGGTAGCATTACTTACAAAGGCAAAAG GATTGAATACAAGGAAGAGCTAACAAGTAAGCTATTGTACTCAAGATTAATTGGGATTCAAAGAGGTATTATTGAGGACAAGAGGGACTGGATTGTGGAGATTGATTGA